In Flammeovirgaceae bacterium 311, one DNA window encodes the following:
- a CDS encoding PA14 domain-containing protein (COG4099 Predicted peptidase), with protein MVTINFELTIKPFQPASAFFYIYSLLLSPFAMKAILMLLILMFGGGVSLYAQDCGPVPPNNDKVYPWCYKLNEGTNWNTSDYKAYIINGMPFRLLFPKGFDSTAVSTRKYPLTVMLHGLGMGGSDNNIQLKIGGKNHLEARNSGSYDGFVMVPQAVGELWNTPERATILKFVELALRDLPIDPFRVQLEGYSAGGASAWKLAYENPLVFSAAIVMSVADGNSARRYAEVLKYMPIWHAQGGRDSQPQPSAGERVASEFRKAGANYRYQYYHELGHGTWEAMYAEPDFFPFLMRSSMLSIHAEHFKYNFCEGETLKGVMGIRSGFEAYEWQKNGKPFGSNANEIQFNGAGDYTVRVKHKGLWSAWSKPLKVQQVGPTATPKIIATGPTALPTLDGRTTVTLRTTAAYQDYAWSDGSELDSLEVSKAGSYSVSVTEPFGCPSAASDPVKVTYNAVGVLSSPKRLTIGSVSETVLHLSWTDRSTTETGFELYRSRTPEGPWTLTAQLLANTTTFQDTNLNPYTRYFYAIRSVNEDGGSTYLNGSGKTHADALAPGIPARLSVAKTSRSTISLNWQAAADNATGPDLILYEIYANSNVLVGTTHKTVFTVKNLPEQKFYNFRVRAVDQMGNKSAFSNQVTAGTYINGLHYSYYEGTLTTVHDISLLKPVQSGKISYFDINLPGRADNHFAFSFEGYINITEAGTYTFYTTSDDGSTLSIDGFQVVNNDKVHNSQEKWGKVELTAGIHEIKVLYFEDTGSTEMLEVSWEGPDITKQPIPAEVFSESFTPPVPPAAPTAVTAAAVDAESILLNWQLEGTDSSAVEVYRSKLQEGPFVLVKTLSSGAAAYTDVQLEPSTTYYYQIRVTSATGESAFAGLLLDGRWVHATTKAGSPAAPTALMASRNGSSAAYLKWADNTGSENSFEVWRGTDGSSFTKIAATPANITSYSDHTVDSITSYHYQVRAVTAHSTSDWSNVAVLNSTNKPPVIAGIPAALVAPEGKTTEFQFDVLDAEGDSVSLISRYLPDFASIETTAAGKAKIIVRPTVKDIGFYSGIQLTAHDGVLEVDTSFTIRVINSEKTSIYVNVGNNSVAGAPWNNINVFGGQNNKVVVSNMLDEDGLETGYSLTLLDAWSASKPYGETSGNNSGIYPDVVTSSAYIIDPRKTARFKVSGLKADLRYNFVFFGSSIYKSHNGSTLYTVGDEQQSLEVQSNGDKTVQINGIKADANGEVIVSVAGAADATKGGFLNAFVIEQYPATGKLLRPGRLRAHAVSRTQLQLSWTDNADGETGYEVWRRTLPSEDFALIATAGVNATSFMDEAVSPDTGYEYKVRAAANGSFSAFSETKQAATLMYEVLINTNYSKNMGDPWVNLDQRPTTGYTWYNFENEDMQSTGINLKLDQSFDGNNAYGPDANGQGIYHDNVIKTFYYTEIGTVAKMQFYGLDDELTYNFRFFAASAFEGGESGVTAYRIENKKVTLDVEKNISNTAVIRDIQASDGSVVIEVEAGKFARYGYLNALEIEVRDAHKEINGATPAGLFDEESPKDPAAETDQSIILYPNPTQAALNIVFTAPKTGKYFIQILDLSGHFIHAQEVVAQEGKNTLTLDLGALLMSKGMYLLKIRSADFESRTSRFVKH; from the coding sequence TTGGTAACTATTAATTTTGAATTAACCATAAAACCTTTTCAGCCTGCTTCTGCTTTCTTTTACATCTATTCACTTCTGCTATCACCTTTTGCTATGAAGGCTATATTAATGCTGCTTATTCTCATGTTCGGGGGAGGGGTTAGCCTTTATGCGCAGGATTGTGGCCCGGTACCACCCAATAATGATAAGGTTTATCCCTGGTGCTACAAACTCAACGAAGGTACTAACTGGAATACTTCTGACTATAAGGCGTACATCATCAATGGCATGCCTTTCCGCCTGCTGTTCCCTAAAGGATTTGACAGTACTGCCGTTTCCACTAGAAAGTACCCCCTTACAGTTATGTTGCACGGGTTGGGCATGGGCGGTTCGGATAATAATATACAGCTGAAGATAGGAGGTAAGAATCATCTTGAAGCACGCAATAGCGGTAGCTACGATGGCTTTGTGATGGTACCTCAGGCAGTAGGTGAATTGTGGAATACCCCTGAACGTGCTACCATATTAAAGTTCGTTGAGCTGGCCTTACGTGATCTTCCCATAGATCCCTTCAGGGTACAGCTGGAGGGTTATTCAGCCGGCGGCGCTTCGGCTTGGAAGCTGGCCTACGAAAATCCGCTGGTATTTTCTGCGGCTATTGTTATGTCTGTTGCGGATGGCAATTCCGCCAGAAGGTATGCCGAAGTACTGAAATACATGCCCATATGGCACGCGCAGGGGGGCAGGGATTCTCAACCACAGCCATCCGCAGGCGAAAGGGTGGCCAGTGAGTTCAGGAAAGCAGGGGCCAACTATCGCTATCAGTATTACCATGAGCTGGGGCATGGTACCTGGGAGGCCATGTATGCAGAACCGGATTTTTTTCCTTTTCTGATGCGCAGCTCCATGCTAAGCATCCACGCAGAACATTTTAAGTACAATTTCTGTGAGGGGGAGACCCTTAAAGGGGTAATGGGAATCAGGAGCGGCTTTGAAGCTTATGAATGGCAGAAAAATGGAAAGCCCTTTGGTTCAAATGCAAACGAAATTCAATTTAATGGAGCTGGCGACTATACCGTAAGGGTGAAGCACAAAGGGCTGTGGTCTGCCTGGTCGAAACCACTAAAGGTGCAGCAGGTTGGACCCACCGCCACTCCGAAAATAATTGCAACTGGTCCTACCGCCCTGCCAACCCTCGATGGCAGAACCACCGTTACCCTGCGCACAACAGCTGCATATCAGGATTATGCCTGGTCTGATGGGTCGGAGCTGGATAGCCTGGAAGTGAGTAAAGCAGGATCTTATTCTGTTTCAGTCACCGAGCCTTTTGGCTGTCCCAGTGCTGCTTCAGACCCTGTAAAAGTAACATATAATGCAGTGGGTGTATTGTCCTCTCCGAAGAGGCTCACCATTGGCTCAGTGTCGGAAACGGTGCTGCATTTATCCTGGACCGATAGGAGCACTACTGAAACAGGCTTTGAGCTTTACCGCAGCAGAACGCCTGAGGGTCCCTGGACACTGACAGCCCAGCTCCTTGCCAACACCACCACTTTTCAGGATACAAATTTAAACCCCTATACCCGGTATTTTTATGCGATCCGCAGCGTGAACGAAGATGGAGGCTCCACTTACCTGAACGGCAGCGGAAAAACGCATGCTGATGCCCTTGCACCCGGTATTCCCGCCAGGCTTTCCGTAGCAAAAACCTCCCGAAGCACCATTAGCCTAAACTGGCAGGCTGCTGCCGACAACGCAACAGGCCCTGATCTGATTTTATACGAAATCTATGCGAACAGCAACGTTTTGGTAGGCACTACCCATAAAACAGTCTTTACTGTAAAAAACCTGCCGGAGCAGAAGTTTTATAATTTCAGGGTTCGTGCCGTAGATCAGATGGGAAACAAGTCTGCCTTCAGCAACCAGGTTACGGCAGGTACCTATATAAATGGCCTGCATTACAGCTACTACGAAGGTACACTGACAACCGTCCATGACATTTCCCTGTTAAAGCCGGTTCAATCCGGCAAGATATCCTATTTTGATATCAACCTACCCGGCCGTGCAGATAACCATTTTGCGTTCAGCTTCGAAGGCTACATAAATATAACCGAGGCAGGTACATATACTTTTTACACCACATCAGATGATGGCAGCACGCTTAGCATTGATGGTTTTCAGGTAGTGAACAACGATAAGGTGCATAACAGCCAGGAAAAATGGGGAAAGGTTGAGCTGACCGCCGGAATTCACGAAATAAAGGTGCTTTACTTTGAAGATACAGGTTCAACCGAAATGCTGGAGGTCAGCTGGGAGGGGCCTGATATCACCAAACAGCCCATACCCGCTGAGGTATTTTCAGAATCATTCACGCCGCCAGTGCCGCCTGCAGCACCCACTGCTGTAACAGCTGCAGCTGTAGATGCTGAAAGTATTCTGTTAAACTGGCAGCTTGAGGGTACTGATTCAAGCGCGGTTGAGGTGTACAGGAGCAAGCTTCAGGAGGGGCCTTTCGTGTTGGTAAAAACTTTAAGTTCGGGTGCAGCTGCTTATACAGATGTTCAGTTAGAGCCTTCTACCACCTACTATTATCAAATACGTGTAACGAGCGCCACCGGAGAGTCAGCGTTTGCAGGCCTGCTTCTGGATGGTCGCTGGGTACACGCTACCACGAAAGCAGGCAGCCCGGCTGCACCAACAGCCTTAATGGCCAGCCGTAACGGCAGCAGTGCCGCCTATTTAAAATGGGCAGATAATACAGGCAGTGAAAACAGTTTTGAGGTATGGCGGGGAACAGATGGGAGCAGCTTCACCAAAATTGCTGCCACCCCTGCCAATATTACCAGCTACAGCGATCATACGGTTGATAGTATCACAAGCTACCACTACCAGGTAAGAGCAGTTACTGCCCATTCAACCTCTGACTGGAGTAATGTGGCGGTGCTGAACAGTACTAATAAACCGCCAGTCATTGCGGGAATTCCAGCAGCCTTGGTGGCACCTGAAGGTAAAACCACAGAGTTTCAGTTTGATGTGCTGGATGCGGAAGGGGATTCCGTCAGTCTGATCAGCAGGTATCTACCTGATTTTGCAAGTATTGAGACAACTGCTGCGGGTAAGGCTAAGATTATTGTACGGCCTACTGTTAAAGATATTGGTTTCTACAGCGGTATACAGCTTACTGCCCACGACGGGGTGCTGGAGGTAGATACCAGCTTTACCATCAGGGTGATTAACAGCGAAAAGACTTCGATTTATGTAAATGTGGGGAATAATTCTGTTGCCGGCGCCCCCTGGAACAATATCAATGTATTTGGCGGGCAGAATAATAAAGTTGTGGTCTCTAATATGCTGGATGAGGATGGTCTTGAAACCGGCTATTCCCTTACCCTCTTAGATGCCTGGTCGGCCAGCAAACCTTATGGAGAAACCAGCGGAAATAACAGCGGTATCTACCCCGATGTGGTAACCAGCTCTGCCTACATCATTGATCCGAGAAAAACTGCCCGCTTCAAAGTATCAGGGTTAAAGGCAGACTTAAGGTATAACTTTGTTTTCTTTGGCAGCAGCATTTACAAAAGCCATAATGGCAGCACCCTCTATACGGTTGGAGATGAACAGCAAAGCCTGGAAGTGCAAAGCAATGGGGATAAGACTGTTCAAATCAATGGCATTAAAGCAGATGCCAATGGTGAGGTAATCGTGAGTGTTGCAGGTGCAGCCGATGCCACCAAAGGTGGGTTTTTAAATGCCTTTGTGATCGAGCAATACCCGGCTACAGGTAAATTGCTGCGTCCGGGCCGCTTAAGGGCCCATGCTGTTTCCAGAACACAGCTACAGCTAAGCTGGACAGACAATGCAGATGGCGAAACGGGTTATGAGGTCTGGCGAAGGACCCTGCCTTCGGAAGATTTTGCACTGATCGCTACTGCAGGAGTAAATGCTACCAGCTTTATGGATGAGGCGGTAAGCCCCGACACTGGCTACGAATACAAGGTCAGGGCAGCCGCTAACGGCAGTTTCTCTGCTTTTTCCGAGACAAAGCAGGCAGCTACCCTCATGTATGAGGTGTTGATCAATACAAATTACAGTAAAAACATGGGCGATCCATGGGTAAACCTCGACCAGCGGCCAACCACCGGGTATACCTGGTACAACTTCGAAAATGAAGATATGCAGAGTACCGGGATCAATTTAAAGCTGGACCAAAGTTTTGATGGTAATAATGCCTATGGGCCAGATGCCAACGGACAGGGCATTTATCATGACAATGTGATCAAAACATTTTATTATACTGAAATAGGTACCGTGGCCAAAATGCAATTCTACGGCCTGGATGATGAGCTTACTTATAACTTCCGCTTCTTTGCAGCCTCTGCTTTTGAAGGCGGTGAAAGCGGGGTAACAGCCTACAGGATAGAAAATAAAAAAGTAACGCTGGATGTGGAAAAGAACATCAGCAATACGGCAGTGATCCGGGATATACAAGCCAGTGACGGCAGCGTGGTAATAGAGGTTGAGGCAGGTAAATTTGCACGATACGGTTACCTTAATGCCCTGGAAATAGAGGTAAGGGATGCACACAAAGAAATAAATGGGGCAACACCCGCAGGATTGTTTGATGAAGAGAGTCCAAAGGATCCTGCAGCAGAGACTGATCAATCGATAATCCTCTATCCAAACCCCACACAGGCAGCGCTGAACATTGTATTTACTGCCCCTAAAACAGGGAAATATTTTATCCAGATCCTGGATTTGAGCGGTCACTTTATTCATGCGCAGGAGGTGGTTGCACAGGAGGGTAAAAACACGCTTACATTAGATCTTGGAGCACTGCTAATGAGCAAGGGAATGTACCTGCTTAAAATCAGATCAGCAGATTTTGAAAGCAGGACCTCCAGGTTTGTAAAGCATTAG
- a CDS encoding hypothetical protein (COG0397 Uncharacterized conserved protein) has product MQRLSTKIYKNEFVNNFKGDDSGDLQPRQTPGVLYSKAKPTPVQNPRLLAWSEEIARELGVEKPGEEDVEILGGNSLASSMEPYAACYGGHQFGHWAGQLGDGRAITLGEWEAPDGKSWELQLKGAGLTPYSRRADGRAVLRSSVREYLMSEAMHHLGVPTTRALSLVATGDKVLRDMFYNGNPEFEQGAIVMRVAPSFIRFGNFEILAARKEHEHLRQLIDWTISRYYPYITGEDKVITWYREVMERTASMVVEWLRVGFVHGVMNTDNMSILGITIDYGPYSFLDDYDPQFTPNTTDLPGRRYAFGQQAGIAYWNLGCLANAIAPIFKSTDELIAALKEYEKLISDKFFAMMAGKLGLDTVGREEAYLIAQWEKTLILLKPDMTIFYQLLIDLPQELEGEEELVNHFSESFYEAPDKTQRQSLYSLMQKYVERLKANTSSRAEAREKMRRSNPRFILRNYLLHQAIESLNEGDNTLFKKLEEAMKDPYSNKGDEFFAKRPEWATQKAGCSQLSCSS; this is encoded by the coding sequence ATGCAACGATTAAGCACTAAAATATATAAGAACGAGTTTGTAAATAATTTCAAGGGCGATGACAGTGGTGACCTGCAGCCCCGGCAAACGCCGGGCGTACTGTACAGCAAGGCTAAGCCGACGCCTGTTCAAAACCCCAGGCTGCTGGCATGGTCAGAAGAAATTGCCCGTGAGCTGGGCGTGGAAAAGCCCGGCGAGGAAGACGTAGAGATCCTGGGTGGTAACAGCCTTGCCTCCTCTATGGAGCCTTATGCGGCCTGCTATGGCGGCCACCAGTTTGGACACTGGGCCGGACAGCTGGGCGATGGCCGGGCCATTACGCTGGGAGAATGGGAGGCCCCCGACGGCAAAAGCTGGGAGCTGCAGCTAAAGGGTGCCGGGCTTACGCCTTACTCCCGCCGGGCCGATGGCAGAGCTGTCCTTAGATCGTCTGTCCGTGAGTACCTGATGAGCGAAGCCATGCACCACCTGGGCGTACCTACTACCAGGGCCTTAAGTCTGGTTGCTACCGGCGATAAGGTGCTGCGCGATATGTTCTATAACGGCAATCCTGAATTTGAGCAGGGAGCCATCGTAATGCGGGTGGCGCCCAGCTTTATACGCTTTGGTAATTTTGAGATACTCGCCGCCAGAAAAGAACATGAACATCTAAGGCAGCTGATCGACTGGACCATCAGCAGGTATTACCCTTATATAACAGGGGAGGATAAGGTTATTACCTGGTACAGAGAAGTGATGGAGCGTACAGCCAGCATGGTGGTGGAGTGGCTAAGGGTAGGCTTTGTGCATGGGGTGATGAATACCGACAACATGTCTATCCTTGGAATTACGATCGATTATGGCCCTTATTCCTTTCTGGATGACTATGACCCCCAGTTCACCCCCAATACCACCGACCTGCCCGGGCGTAGGTATGCTTTTGGCCAGCAGGCAGGAATTGCCTACTGGAACCTGGGCTGCCTGGCCAATGCCATTGCCCCGATATTTAAATCAACAGATGAATTGATCGCAGCATTGAAAGAGTACGAGAAGCTTATTTCTGATAAATTTTTTGCCATGATGGCCGGCAAGCTTGGGCTTGATACGGTAGGCAGGGAAGAAGCATATCTTATTGCGCAATGGGAGAAAACACTAATTCTCCTCAAGCCGGACATGACCATCTTTTACCAGTTGCTGATTGACCTGCCACAGGAGCTGGAAGGTGAAGAGGAGCTGGTGAATCATTTTAGTGAAAGCTTTTATGAAGCACCTGACAAGACCCAGCGCCAGTCCTTGTACAGCCTGATGCAAAAGTATGTAGAGCGGCTAAAAGCAAATACCAGCAGCAGGGCAGAGGCCCGGGAAAAGATGAGGAGGAGCAATCCCCGCTTTATCTTAAGAAACTACCTGCTGCACCAGGCCATAGAAAGCCTTAATGAAGGAGATAATACCCTCTTCAAAAAGCTGGAAGAAGCCATGAAAGACCCTTATTCCAATAAGGGTGATGAATTCTTTGCCAAAAGACCCGAATGGGCAACCCAGAAAGCCGGCTGCTCTCAGCTATCGTGCAGTTCGTAA
- a CDS encoding protease II (COG1770 Protease II): protein MVVQPLLFWSDESGLKRKRNLKMRTGLDAPAAKKFTTTHQMHDHLRQDDYFWLNNREDQDVIAYLEAENTFLKNVMAPLKRVTESLYQEMKGYLPEEEGSVPCKLDQYFYYTRYEKGGEYPLHCRRKGSLEAPEEVMVNGNALARGKAYCCFTVEVSPDHKVAAILQDNVGRRFYNIGFEDLASGCMLPDTIKATTRNLVWANDHKTVFYVRQDPHTLRSYQVYRHVLGTSAGQDELVYEETDSTYSCRLSKTKSGEYIIINSYSTCSSESRVLNANYPADPFRLVQPREEGHLYTVEHHGDKLYIRTNYKAINYKLVEAPVESPQRQHWKEVIPQRSEVLLENLLVFRDYLVLEERREGLTRLRIIRWHDRQEQLLSFSEPTYAVYLAQHHDYKTAKLRFDYSSLTTPNSTYEYNMESRQKKLLKRQVVQGFVPGNYSSERVMVTAHDGVKVPVSLVYHKDTPLDGSAPCLLYAYGSYGRSTRPYFNPSRLSLLNRGFVFAIAHVRGGQEMGRQWYEDGKLLRKKNTFYDFISCSEYLIRKGYAAKDKLFAMGGSAGGLLMGAVMNMRPELYKGVIAAVPFVDAVTTMLDKSIPLTTSEYNEWGNPASKDYYNYMLSYSPYDKIKAQHYPNILVTSALHDSQVQYWEPTKYVAKLRANKTDDNVLLLHTNMTAGHEGSTGRFEALKEVAMGYAFLLDLAGKADCNAYDSQESQWDALPHRRPGEHAEAQCQQVQTHRNGS, encoded by the coding sequence ATGGTAGTACAGCCACTATTATTTTGGTCTGATGAAAGCGGGCTTAAGAGAAAAAGAAATCTTAAAATGCGGACCGGGCTGGATGCTCCTGCCGCAAAAAAATTCACCACCACCCACCAGATGCATGATCACCTTAGGCAGGATGATTATTTCTGGCTGAATAACCGCGAAGATCAGGATGTGATTGCTTACCTGGAGGCTGAAAACACCTTCCTGAAAAATGTGATGGCACCCCTGAAAAGGGTAACAGAAAGCCTGTACCAGGAAATGAAAGGTTACCTTCCGGAAGAGGAAGGGTCGGTACCCTGTAAACTTGACCAATACTTTTACTACACCCGCTATGAAAAGGGCGGAGAATACCCCCTGCACTGCCGCAGAAAAGGCAGCCTGGAAGCACCAGAAGAAGTAATGGTGAACGGAAATGCCCTGGCCAGGGGCAAAGCTTACTGCTGCTTTACGGTTGAAGTAAGCCCAGACCACAAAGTGGCCGCCATTCTGCAGGATAATGTGGGCAGGCGTTTCTACAACATCGGCTTTGAAGACCTTGCCAGCGGATGCATGCTGCCAGATACCATTAAAGCGACGACCAGGAACCTTGTTTGGGCCAACGACCATAAAACAGTTTTTTATGTCCGCCAGGACCCACATACCCTAAGAAGCTACCAGGTCTATCGGCATGTTCTGGGTACCTCAGCCGGCCAGGATGAACTTGTGTATGAGGAAACTGACAGCACCTACAGCTGCCGGCTAAGCAAAACAAAATCAGGCGAATACATCATCATTAACTCCTACAGTACCTGCAGCAGCGAAAGCCGTGTGCTCAATGCCAATTATCCCGCAGATCCGTTCAGGCTGGTGCAGCCCAGAGAAGAAGGCCACCTTTATACGGTAGAGCATCACGGAGATAAGCTATACATCCGGACCAATTACAAAGCCATCAACTATAAACTGGTAGAGGCACCCGTGGAAAGTCCGCAAAGGCAGCACTGGAAAGAGGTAATTCCGCAGCGCAGCGAGGTGCTGCTGGAGAACCTTCTTGTTTTCAGGGATTACCTGGTGCTGGAGGAGCGACGGGAAGGCTTAACCAGGCTGCGCATTATTCGCTGGCATGACAGACAGGAACAGCTGCTCAGCTTCAGCGAACCCACCTATGCAGTTTACCTGGCGCAACACCACGACTATAAAACGGCAAAGCTGCGCTTTGACTATTCTTCCCTGACCACCCCCAACTCCACCTACGAATACAACATGGAGAGCAGGCAGAAAAAGCTGCTCAAAAGACAGGTGGTGCAGGGCTTCGTGCCTGGAAACTACAGCTCAGAGCGCGTAATGGTTACCGCCCACGATGGCGTAAAAGTACCTGTTTCCTTAGTCTATCATAAAGATACTCCGCTGGATGGCTCAGCGCCCTGCCTGCTTTATGCCTATGGCAGCTATGGCAGGTCTACCAGACCCTATTTTAATCCAAGCCGCCTTAGCCTGCTCAACAGGGGTTTTGTGTTTGCCATTGCCCATGTGCGCGGCGGCCAGGAAATGGGCCGGCAATGGTATGAAGATGGTAAGCTGCTCCGGAAGAAGAACACTTTCTATGACTTTATTAGCTGTTCTGAATACCTGATCAGAAAAGGCTATGCGGCAAAAGACAAGCTTTTTGCCATGGGAGGCAGTGCCGGTGGCCTGCTGATGGGTGCCGTCATGAACATGCGCCCGGAGTTGTACAAAGGTGTGATTGCGGCCGTGCCTTTTGTAGATGCGGTTACCACCATGCTGGATAAAAGCATTCCGCTTACCACGAGCGAATATAACGAATGGGGCAATCCTGCCTCGAAGGACTATTATAACTACATGCTGAGCTACAGCCCCTATGACAAGATCAAAGCACAGCATTACCCGAACATCCTGGTTACTTCAGCGCTGCATGATAGCCAGGTACAGTATTGGGAGCCCACTAAATATGTAGCCAAACTGCGGGCAAACAAAACCGACGATAATGTGCTGTTGCTGCATACCAACATGACGGCCGGGCATGAAGGATCTACAGGCCGCTTTGAGGCTTTGAAGGAGGTTGCCATGGGCTATGCATTTTTGCTTGATTTAGCGGGCAAAGCTGATTGTAACGCCTATGACAGCCAGGAAAGCCAGTGGGATGCATTGCCTCACCGGCGGCCAGGAGAACATGCAGAGGCACAATGTCAGCAAGTACAGACGCACAGGAATGGATCGTAA
- a CDS encoding curlin associated repeat-containing protein, producing MKHLKLILALLITPFVAQAQNHQIIDQAGAFHSLQIEQPGMDNLTHIVQRGEGQFSHIIQYGDENWSYTSQQDILNDVYIEQHRNNNYSMQFQGGEGNSVYIIQGGSNGWIYVEQFGNFNTADAFQLDTDQSSLEQFQWGNNNSLQALQGFGSNDVSWQAQYGNDNTARIEQTTGTSWDSWAVQYQEGNRNYAEIGQFDGAHYAEIEQYGNINNALIFQGGTNNLGYIGQWGNSNYAEIMQTGTDARTIITQIGNDNRTSIR from the coding sequence ATGAAACACTTAAAGCTCATTTTGGCACTACTGATCACACCATTTGTTGCCCAGGCACAGAATCATCAAATCATTGACCAGGCCGGGGCGTTCCACAGCCTGCAAATAGAACAGCCGGGTATGGACAACCTCACACACATTGTACAGCGCGGTGAGGGACAGTTTTCACACATTATTCAGTATGGGGATGAAAACTGGTCATACACCAGCCAGCAGGACATTCTGAACGATGTCTATATTGAGCAGCATCGAAACAACAACTACAGCATGCAATTCCAGGGTGGAGAAGGAAACTCTGTCTATATCATCCAGGGTGGCAGCAACGGCTGGATCTATGTTGAGCAGTTCGGTAATTTTAACACTGCCGATGCATTCCAGCTGGATACCGACCAAAGCTCACTTGAACAATTTCAATGGGGAAACAACAACTCCCTGCAGGCCCTACAAGGCTTCGGATCGAACGATGTGTCGTGGCAGGCACAGTACGGAAATGACAATACTGCGAGAATAGAACAGACTACCGGCACCTCCTGGGACTCATGGGCTGTTCAGTACCAGGAGGGCAACCGGAATTACGCTGAAATCGGTCAGTTTGATGGTGCCCACTATGCTGAAATTGAGCAATATGGGAATATTAACAATGCCCTAATTTTCCAGGGAGGTACAAATAACCTGGGCTATATTGGCCAGTGGGGTAATAGCAATTATGCAGAGATTATGCAGACCGGCACCGATGCCCGTACCATCATTACCCAGATTGGCAACGACAACCGCACAAGTATAAGGTAA